The following coding sequences are from one Pseudomonas oryzae window:
- a CDS encoding heavy metal response regulator transcription factor yields MKILVAEDDPKIGVYLQQGLSEAGFAVERVDNGNEALQCALAEDYDLLVLDVMMPGLDGWEVLRRLRGAGQALPVLFLTARDRVEDRVKGLELGADDYLVKPFAFAELLARVRTLLRRGQASTVPTRLQVADLEVDLLKRRASRGGQRIDLTAKEFALLELLLRRQGEVLPKSLIASQVWDMNFDSDTNVIEVAIRRLRAKIDDGFEPKLIHTVRGMGYLLDTPT; encoded by the coding sequence ATGAAAATCCTGGTGGCCGAGGACGATCCCAAGATCGGCGTCTACCTGCAGCAGGGCCTGAGCGAGGCGGGGTTCGCCGTCGAGCGTGTCGACAACGGCAACGAGGCGCTGCAGTGCGCGCTGGCCGAGGACTACGACCTGCTGGTGCTGGACGTGATGATGCCCGGACTGGACGGCTGGGAGGTGCTGCGTCGGCTGCGCGGTGCCGGGCAGGCGCTGCCGGTGCTGTTCCTCACCGCGCGCGACCGCGTCGAGGACCGGGTCAAGGGCCTGGAGCTGGGTGCCGACGACTACCTGGTCAAGCCGTTCGCCTTCGCCGAGCTGCTGGCGCGGGTGCGCACCCTGCTGCGCCGCGGCCAGGCCAGCACGGTGCCGACCCGCCTGCAGGTCGCCGATCTCGAGGTGGACCTGCTCAAGCGCCGCGCCAGCCGCGGCGGCCAGCGCATCGACCTGACCGCCAAGGAGTTCGCCCTGCTCGAGCTGCTGCTGCGCCGCCAGGGCGAGGTGCTGCCCAAGTCGCTGATCGCCTCGCAGGTGTGGGACATGAACTTCGACAGCGACACCAACGTCATCGAGGTGGCCATCCGCCGCCTGCGCGCCAAGATCGACGACGGCTTCGAGCCCAAGCTGATCCACACCGTGCGCGGCATGGGCTATCTGCTGGATACCCCGACGTGA